The genomic window AGTATGCATTAATATGCATTAAATGAGaaattattgaaaaaaatatatatataaatatatatattaatggtAAAACAACATACATTGGTCAAACATTGCATCTTGGattctttgtttttctctttctctctgtgatCCAATTTGTGTCCTCTTAACAACAAATTCGAACACAAACTTGTTAGTCACGTGAATGATCAGTAATCAGTGTTGGTCTCCTGACTGATGTGGTTTTACTGCTTGGCTCTGAGAGCAATGTATTGATCTTCAAACATGGTATACGCTTGGCCAAAAGTTTCAGAAAATGGCGTTGAAACTTCTTCCCCAAAAAGGTATAAAAGACAGGGCTGATGCAGCAGTACAGGTAAGCAAAGTTACGCGTTACGTACAGAGCGTAGTCGAGGGCTTCTGAGCATTTATTCGGGTCTCCAAAGGATGTCTTGATGGCTTTTAACAGAATGACCACATTGTAAGGCGTCCAGCAGATGAAGAAGGTGAAGACAATAACAAAGATGAGTTTGACCGCCTTGCACTTCTCCACCATGCATGTGGACATGATCCTGATGATTATGCGGAAATAGCAGTACAGGACAATAACTAGAGGCACTaggaagaaaaagagaaactgctgataatAGCCGATCAGCTCCCACTTTGTGAGGGTAGACTGGATGTAACCAGTCATTTCGCACAGCCTACCATTTGGATCATCCATCACATCATAAAGAACTATATCCTTTATACTAGCCAATATACTGAGCACCCAGACGATGGCGGACGATGCAAATGCGtattttttctttctgctctgggCTGCACTGATGGCGTGGACCACCGCAAGGTAGCGGTCAAAAGTCAGGAGAGTGAGGAAGAGGATGGAGCTGTTGAAGCCGATGAAATAACAGCTTCCCACCAACTTGCAAAGGCCACTGCCAAAGATCCATTCTGACTTGTGGTAGACTGCCCAAAAGGGAAGGCTGAAGGCGAAGATCAGGTCCGAGATGACGAGGTTGAGCAAGAAGATGTTGTTGACCCTTGTGAGCTTCTCATATTTGTAGATGATGTACAGCACCAGTCCATTCCCCACCAAGCTCAGCAGGAAGTTGGTGTAGTAGAACGCTGGGAGAAATGCTGCACCAAACTGGATGACATTACTTTTCTCGCATAAAGGAACCTCAAAGTCTACACTACAGTTAAATTGTGGCGTGTTATtgacttcttttaaaaagtcCTCCCAACTAAGCTCATCCATTGGTGTCTGAGGTCAGGTTCtgttgtaataaaataaaacaacagcaaacacagaattaataattaataatttgtattgaggttcattctgagCATAAAATATTGGCTTGACTCACCTGCTCCTTTGGTAAATGAGTGTGTGAAACTCTCTGCAGCCGCAACAGAACTGATGCAAACACTTTGTGGCTTACCGAGAAAAACTCAGCACACATCCTGAACGAGGAACTGTCAAGAGCATTTAAACCAAGTCATCAGCATTACGCAAAACCTCTTACTATCgctttttttgatcaaatgtcatgtaaaattatttacattttttgagagGCGGAAGTGACAGAGTAGCAAGCAAAATGATTAagaattaaacaatttaattgaatatttaaaaatatttattgtaatttaaagaGTTTGAAATGTCAGCTGCAcaaattctgtaaaaaaaaaaaaaaaaaa from Megalobrama amblycephala isolate DHTTF-2021 linkage group LG17, ASM1881202v1, whole genome shotgun sequence includes these protein-coding regions:
- the LOC125250001 gene encoding C-C chemokine receptor type 3-like, producing MDELSWEDFLKEVNNTPQFNCSVDFEVPLCEKSNVIQFGAAFLPAFYYTNFLLSLVGNGLVLYIIYKYEKLTRVNNIFLLNLVISDLIFAFSLPFWAVYHKSEWIFGSGLCKLVGSCYFIGFNSSILFLTLLTFDRYLAVVHAISAAQSRKKKYAFASSAIVWVLSILASIKDIVLYDVMDDPNGRLCEMTGYIQSTLTKWELIGYYQQFLFFFLVPLVIVLYCYFRIIIRIMSTCMVEKCKAVKLIFVIVFTFFICWTPYNVVILLKAIKTSFGDPNKCSEALDYALYVTRNFAYLYCCISPVFYTFLGKKFQRHFLKLLAKRIPCLKINTLLSEPSSKTTSVRRPTLITDHSRD